In the Corynebacterium suedekumii genome, one interval contains:
- a CDS encoding ABC transporter permease, protein MTTSTAAARRDARTRKKLFDWKLLLGLVVVLGLLAASLSVGEYDILSTDDGWEMFATTRIPRTVALVLSGAAMAMSGLVMQLLTQNRFVEPTTTGTTEWAGLGLLAVMYFIPAATILERMFGAVIFAFIGTMVFFMFLRRVSLRSSLIVPIIGIMLGAVVSSISTFFALQTDMLQSLGVWFAGSFTDIFRGQYEALWIVVIVVIAVFLFADRLTVAGMGEEVATNVGLNYNRMVLIGTGLIAIATGIVTVVVGNLPFLGLIVPNIVSMFRGDDLRSNLPWVGLLGIGIVTVCDLIGRTIISPFEVPVSVILGIIGAIVFVTLIVRQRRG, encoded by the coding sequence ATGACGACATCGACTGCGGCGGCACGCCGGGACGCACGGACACGCAAGAAGCTCTTCGACTGGAAGCTGCTTCTCGGACTCGTGGTGGTCCTCGGCCTGCTCGCCGCATCGTTGTCCGTGGGTGAATACGACATCCTCTCCACCGACGACGGCTGGGAGATGTTCGCCACCACCCGCATCCCCCGGACCGTTGCCCTGGTGCTCTCCGGTGCCGCGATGGCGATGTCCGGGCTGGTCATGCAGCTGCTCACCCAGAACCGATTCGTCGAACCGACCACCACCGGCACCACCGAGTGGGCGGGTTTGGGCCTGCTGGCCGTCATGTACTTCATCCCGGCCGCGACGATCCTGGAGCGGATGTTCGGTGCGGTGATCTTCGCGTTCATCGGCACGATGGTCTTCTTCATGTTCCTGCGTCGGGTGTCCCTGCGCTCGAGCCTCATCGTGCCGATCATCGGCATCATGCTCGGCGCGGTGGTCAGCTCCATCTCCACCTTCTTCGCCCTGCAGACCGACATGCTCCAGAGCCTGGGCGTCTGGTTCGCGGGCTCATTCACCGACATCTTCCGCGGCCAGTACGAGGCGCTGTGGATCGTCGTCATCGTCGTCATCGCGGTGTTCCTCTTCGCCGACCGGCTCACCGTCGCCGGCATGGGTGAGGAGGTGGCCACCAATGTCGGCCTCAACTACAACCGGATGGTGCTCATCGGCACGGGCCTGATCGCCATCGCCACCGGCATCGTCACCGTCGTGGTGGGTAACCTGCCGTTCCTCGGGCTCATCGTCCCCAACATCGTCTCCATGTTCCGGGGCGACGACCTGCGCTCGAACCTGCCGTGGGTGGGCCTGCTCGGCATCGGGATCGTCACCGTCTGTGACCTCATCGGCCGCACCATCATCTCGCCCTTCGAGGTTCCGGTGTCCGTGATCCTGGGCATCATCGGTGCCATCGTCTTCGTCACCCTGATCGTGAGGCAGCGTCGTGGATAA